The genomic window gaggttgaggacgccattggtcgcgctaaaccatccaaagcagtgggcccagacggcatagccatgccgatgcttaaaagcctagggaaagagggtttcaaatatttagcgcaggtcttcaacctgtctctttccacctttgtcatacccgagaaatggagaatggccaaggtggtcccgctactaaagcctggtaaaccagctaacataggagagtcgtatcgtccgatatctctcctatcgccagtagcaaagacgctcgaagccattttgctcccttatttccaagcaaatttgcaactagcctcccatcagcatggcttcagaaaactccatagcactacctccgcgctaaatgccattggtacccagataaattgcggtttaaatcaaaacccccaccatagaacagtactcgtagcgctagacctatcaaaagcttttgatacggtcaaccacggctcgttactgcaagacctggaagggtctacccttcccccatgtcttaaaaggtggaccgcaaattatctgggtggtcggcaggcatcggtgctatttagaaacgaaacatcaaagccaaggagaattaaacaaggggtgccacagggtggtgtcctatccccacttttgtttaatttctacatatctaaactaccttcaccaccggaaggagtcacaatcgtttcctacgccgatgactgcacagtaatggccacaggcccaggcccacagatcgatgagctatgcaataaaataaacggctacctccctgatctctccagttttttcgcctcgcgaaacctggcattatcaccgactaaatcttccgcgaccttatttacaacatggacgtcccaaatgtcgaccattttgaacatccacgtcgatggctctacgctaccgactgtcctacaccccaaaatcttgggtgtgacgtttgatcaggatctacattttggtgagcacgcagccgcaattgttccgagaattcagagccgtaacaaaatcctcaaatcccttgctggcagtacctggggaaaagataaagaaacgctcatgactacatacaaagcaattagccagtcgattacgtgctacgcgtcacccatatggtcgccaagcctaaaaattacccactggaagaagctacaggcctgccaaaatactgctctcagaattgccacgggctgtcttcttatgtccccagaacaccatctacataatgaggcgagaatactccccatcagggaaagaaacgagatgctgaccaaacagttcctgttgaatacccagaaacctgggcatcccaacagacatctgattgacgagccagcaccgcctaggggcttaaggagtcatctccgtaagcattttgaggaaatacggcatctgagaacacagccgtatgaagcgaaaaaacacaagcaggtccttggtgaactccacaaacaggcgtcggacctttatgccgggaattgcccggtgaacccagtactcaaagtaaagtatccaaaacttgcggaagaggaacgcatactccccagggaaacgcgtgtcactctggctcaacttcgttctggatactgtaacaggttaaactcttacctatccagaatcaaccccgacatacaaaatgtatgccccgcttgcaatgtgtccccacatgacaccaaccatctctttaattgtaatgtggaaccaacgcctctaacacccctttccctatggtccacccctgttgaaacagcaagtttccttggactcccgttagaggatattgatgacagtttgtgatcggtcgcgtctgttaggtggggcgaagcactgctacaacaacaacaacaacaagggatggtggaaaatcgttccaatatacattttttaattaaccTTACAGAAATGTGCAAGCGTTATTCGGGCCATTGAATTTCCCGCCTTTGGATTCTGTGATGGGGTTCTCAACTTTAGCCGTAAAGAGAAATGCACATTTCGTGATTGTAAGAGGGTTCTGCTGAAATAACACTAATTGGCCGGCTAAAGCCTGAGTCATTTTGGTGCGCAGGTATATCTTTCGCTTGCGAAGTTTTATTTGTAATAAATCTTTTCTCTTTGCTGATGATTAAAAGATTGGGGGAGTGATATAATGAGACCATTTCTAAACAGAAATTCCTTGTGATTTTTTTCCTTCTGCCATTTctagtattctaaataaaaaaacctTGGGAGTTGTTTCActactccctttcctcttattGTGAACAACGTTCGAAAAAGGCGAACCCGGTTAATGgggaaaagtaggtattatgaatgtgattgaaagggagatttctctgccattttaaGAAGTTTTTCCACTTGTTAAACTGgaaggaatgcatcaaaatagtttaaGTAAATGGTTTCTTTTACGAAGATTCGttgatttgtaaaaatttgtaCTAAAATACATTAATATTCTACAatacccttgttgttgttgttgttgttgtcgcgatatggttactccccgaaggctttggggagttttatcgatatgatggtcctttgccggatacagatccggtatgctagcccgaccatctcgggaacgatttatatggccgcattaaaccttcaggcaatCCCTCCCTCCtaacccccaagttccatgaggagcttggggtcgccagaggctcgtatgttagtgaaacgggtttcgccgctcgaaggtgaggttgacaatcgggttggggaagctatatattgcgttacaCAGCCCCTCGAATCCCCTACCACAATACTCTTTATTTTAAGTAGACATCTAGAAAAtacgcaaggattttttaagaaggcttaaatagattttggcatatgacaaAATAATTCAACTAGGCTTAGCCGCCAGAaaaatgctttgctgaatggaagcaggcaactctaGCGGATTTGTGATATAGCGCAGTCTTCTTATATGTTGATGCTGCTGTGGCACCAATTAATTACTCATTTCGTCCAATACCATACGAAATGCAATGCTGTGCGTTGTTGATATTTTAATTCTCAAttttaaacaattaaaattttcaattttgaaaacaaaaatagaaatgtgCAACAAATTTTCAGTTGACAAAATAGCTTCCCCCCTTTTTGTTCTCTCTGGGAGAAAGGAATTGGACGAATTTTTCTGtacgaataaaaaaatccgcgagaacaaaattctgaggaaatatttagaattgggctgaatttgTTTGAATATGTGCTTGTCCTGGGGcataatataattaaatatattgacaatttgtgatcggtcgcacctatcggatggggcgaaacactgctacaacaacaacgtatgtATATGACGATTTATATATGTTGATATTCTACTTACCATTTTCCTCCGAATAATACTCGATTGCGCTTTGCAAATTGTACGGTATTTCTTGAGGCAAATAGTCTAACAGTCTTGCGCGTACACTTTCCACAATGAGCTCCTCAGGCGTTTCATCGGTGAACATTTCTTTTGCATAATCCCAAGAACGATCTTTTGCAATGCTTGTCAAATAACTCTAATAAAAATCAGCATTGGTAATAATACATAAGCATATTtgaagtatatatatgtatgtagattaaAATACTTTATATGAACGCTCTTACTTACATGGATATCACCCAATCCATTGCCTGTGATGGATGAAACTAGAAATACTTTTTGGAAATTGCTCCAACTTCCTTCTTTTCCTTTGTCTTTTCCTGTGATTGTGGGTGCACTTGCATTCAACTTTTCAATTGAATTGGTCTTAAATTTTCGTTTACGATTCCCTTTTAATTGCGCAGTACTAATAGTATTATTAGTTAGTATTCGTATCAAGTCCAATAAGACACGCTTCGATTTTAGCATATCAATTTTGTTTAAAACCAAAAAACTAGGAAAATGGTGGTATTCCTTCAGAGTTTCCAAGACTGTGGAATGTAAAACGTTACGTGTCCACGAATTGGACACATCATGCATACAGGCAATAACATCTGCGTGTTGAATTGCATGTCTGTAAGCCTTGTTAAAGTTTTGTTCGAGATGATAGCGTTTCATCTCATTTGGAGTGACAAGACCAGGTGTGTCATAGAAGATTAGCTGGGTATGCCCTGTAGTGGAAATGGCCTTGTTGGCCTTTCGTGTAGTGTGCACTTTAGAGGATGTTGGGCAAACCTGAGCttgataaaaaaaatgtcatttgaGAAATCTCTTGACATTTGTAGTATGCACTTACGCGgtgattaattaaattattaatgaATGTACTTTTGCCTGCATTAGGTACACCAATTACAGCAACATGCAGTGAATTTTGATTGAGTTGTTTATTTTGCGTTTTCTCGGTTACATGGCCTGATACTGTTTGTGAGGCCGATGGTTTTTCTGGATTTGCGCTTCCGGATACTGCCGCTAGACTATAGTTGAGCT from Eurosta solidaginis isolate ZX-2024a chromosome 3, ASM4086904v1, whole genome shotgun sequence includes these protein-coding regions:
- the LOC137244001 gene encoding GTPase Era, mitochondrial isoform X3; protein product: MEVMMNKFVSPTIFKLKIYQISGVWITNKLNYSLAAVSGSANPEKPSASQTVSGHVTEKTQNKQLNQNSLHVAVIGVPNAGKSTFINNLINHRVCPTSSKVHTTRKANKAISTTGHTQLIFYDTPGLVTPNEMKRYHLEQNFNKAYRHAIQHADVIACMHDVSNSWTRNVLHSTVLETLKEYHHFPSFLVLNKIDMLKSKRVLLDLIRILTNNTISTAQLKGNRKRKFKTNSIEKLNASAPTITGKDKGKEGSWSNFQKVFLVSSITGNGLGDIHSYLTSIAKDRSWDYAKEMFTDETPEELIVESVRARLLDYLPQEIPYNLQSAIEYYSEENGKFKKALEKNGASTHVKCMSDRVVWRLFHLR
- the LOC137244001 gene encoding GTPase Era, mitochondrial isoform X2 — its product is MEVMMNKFVSPTIFKLKIYQISGVWITNKLNYSLAAVSGSANPEKPSASQTVSGHVTEKTQNKQLNQNSLHVAVIGVPNAGKSTFINNLINHRVCPTSSKVHTTRKANKAISTTGHTQLIFYDTPGLVTPNEMKRYHLEQNFNKAYRHAIQHADVIACMHDVSNSWTRNVLHSTVLETLKEYHHFPSFLVLNKIDMLKSKRVLLDLIRILTNNTISTAQLKGNRKRKFKTNSIEKLNASAPTITGKDKGKEGSWSNFQKVFLVSSITGNGLGDIHSYLTSIAKDRSWDYAKEMFTDETPEELIVESVRARLLDYLPQEIPYNLQSAIEYYSEENGKFKKALEKNGASTHVKCMSDRVVWRLFHLRKVI
- the LOC137244001 gene encoding GTPase Era, mitochondrial isoform X1 — protein: MEVMMNKFVSPTIFKLKIYQISGVWITNKLNYSLAAVSGSANPEKPSASQTVSGHVTEKTQNKQLNQNSLHVAVIGVPNAGKSTFINNLINHRVCPTSSKVHTTRKANKAISTTGHTQLIFYDTPGLVTPNEMKRYHLEQNFNKAYRHAIQHADVIACMHDVSNSWTRNVLHSTVLETLKEYHHFPSFLVLNKIDMLKSKRVLLDLIRILTNNTISTAQLKGNRKRKFKTNSIEKLNASAPTITGKDKGKEGSWSNFQKVFLVSSITGNGLGDIHSYLTSIAKDRSWDYAKEMFTDETPEELIVESVRARLLDYLPQEIPYNLQSAIEYYSEENGTLYASVEVTCPSARLERLICGESNGKLRQITERVTSDLVETFGKRISLTIATKAKNRE